A window of Melopsittacus undulatus isolate bMelUnd1 chromosome 2, bMelUnd1.mat.Z, whole genome shotgun sequence contains these coding sequences:
- the B3GALT5 gene encoding beta-1,3-galactosyltransferase 5 produces MGGTWLGLPVGQHLLALGHKHFSNTWRNMMYFRKFRLIVCLIGLSCAGLWVFYDLTELCLFCENSQDYIFPIETFRRIEGNFLQLPDVDCQKNPPFLVLLVTSSYHHIDARMAIRQTWGKERTVSGKRLVTYFLLGSAVNLRQQADITAESKKYKDIIQKNFTDTYYNLTLKTMMGIEWIHRFCNQSSFVMKTDTDVFVNVFYLTELLLRKKRTTRFFTGFLKLHEFPIRRRRSKWYVSKEEYPRKTYPPFCSGTGYVLSTDVASQIYNVSESISFIKLEDVFIGLCLAKLKIHLEELHSEQTFFPERITFSVSRFKKIVMCHEVEPSEQLSYWNHLVTETYGWVL; encoded by the exons ATGGGAGGAACCTGGCTGGGTCTGCCAGTTGGACAGCACTTGCTTGCTCTGGGACACAAGCACTTTTCAAACACATGGAGAAACATG atGTATTTCAGGAAATTCAGGCTGATTGTTTGCCTTATAGGGCTCAGCTGTGCTGGCCTCTGGGTTTTTTACGATTTGACTGAATTGTGTCTATTCTGTGAAAACAGCCAAGATTACATATTCCCCATAGAGACTTTCAGGAGAATCGAAGGAAATTTTTTGCAGCTCCCGGATGTAGATTGCCAGAAGAACCCACCTTTCCTCGTCCTGCTTGTGACATCCTCATACCACCACATTGACGCCAGGATGGCCATCCGGCAAAcctgggggaaggagagaacAGTCTCTGGCAAGCGCCTGGTGACATATTTCCTCCTGGGAAGCGCTGTGAATCTGAGGCAGCAGGCTGATATCACTGCTGAAAGCAAAAAGTACAAAGACATTATTCAAAAGAATTTTACAGACACATATTACAATTTGACTTTGAAGACTATGATGGGAATTGAATGGATTCACAGATTTTGTAACCAGTCCAGCTTTGTGATGAAAACCGACACAGATGTGTTTGTCAATGTTTTTTACCTCACTGAGCTTCTTCTAAGGAAAAAGAGGACCACTAGATTCTTCACAGGCTTTTTAAAACTGCATGAGTTCCCCATACGAAGAAGAAGGAGTAAGTGGTATGTGAGTAAAGAGGAGTATCCGAGAAAGACCTACCCGCCGTTTTGTTCCGGGACTGGCTATGTTTTATCCACTGATGTTGCTAGTCAGATCTATAATGTTTCAGAGAGCATTTCGTTCATTAAACTGGAGGATGTATTCATAGGACTGTGCCTTGCCAAACTAAAAATTCACCTGGAGGAGCTTCATTCAGAGCAGACATTTTTCCCTGAGAGGATTACGTTCTCTGTTTCTCGCTTTAAGAAAATTGTGATGTGCCATGAAGTAGAACCATCTGAGCAGCTGAGCTACTGGAATCACTTAGTGACAGAAACCTATGGATGGGTGCTCTAG